The region gcagcccagtgaagctggaagaatacagggatgctggcaggtgttactgactgtaggaggagtcagaaatggggctgcaaaggaaggtgggcgctgggatttaaacctaggtgtggcagccatagagagagaggaccacgcagttctgaaggaggagagggaaggactgtgcatctgtgggtattctagaggactttagtatcttaatgaaggcattaagtcattactctaagtctgtgtaacttttaaataaatttctttcctttcaccagtctctggcattgagagacatctttcctctggcggggggcattttgaacctagtaggtgtgtgtgtgtgtggggggaaccccagagacagaaagtggggttcctttctgtaataatttatcgtgaaccaccccccacctgctctgtaacaatgtTGTGTGTGCAGGATGCAGCAGGTCTTCTATCCAATGACTAGGACAACTCTGCTCATTGCCTTCCTCTACTGAGTATATTCCCCAGAGCCCCTTTCATATCCTGATTCCTCAGACTGTAGATAAAGGGATTTAGCATGGGAGTGACCAGGGTGTACAGCACAGCCACAATGACATCCTTGTTGTTGGAGCTGTTGGATGAAGGAAAAAAGTACAGACCAATAATTGTCCCATAGTACAGAGACACCACAGAGAGGTGGGAGCCGCATGTGGACAAGGCTTTGCAGATGCCCTTGGTGGAGGGGACTTTCAAGATTGTGGCCCCAATGCAGCCATAAGAAACCAGGATGCATATGAATGGCAGGGTAATGACCACCACCCCCACAGTGAGGATAAGCAGCTCATTGACTGTGGTGTCTGAGCTGGACAGCTTAAGTAAGGTGGAGAGATCACAGAAGAAGTGTTGGACAGTGTTGTCCCCACAGAAAGAGAGACGAGCCAGGAGAAGGGTATGCAAGAGGGCAGAAGCGCAGGATTGGACCCAGGATACAATTACTAGCAAAATACACAGGCTCTGACTCATGATGGTGGTATAGTAGAGGGGATGACAGATGGCCACGTACCTGTCATAGGCCATTGAGGTGAGAAGGAGGCTGTCAAGATcaccccaaaataaaaagaaatacacctGGGAAATGCATCCAGCATGTGAGATGGATTGATCCTGAGTATGCATATTCATGAGCATCTTTGGAGCTGTGGCTGATGAAAAAGAGATGTCAGTAAATGCCAAGTggctgaggaagaagtacatgggtgtgtgcaGGTGAGAGTCCAGCCTGATGagcaggatgatgagcaggttgcCCAGCACCGTGGTCAGGTACATGCCCAGGAACAGGGTGAAGAACAtgccctgctgccctgcctggATGGGGAGCCCCAGGAGGAGGAACTCGGACACGCAGCTCTGGTTCTCCCTCCTCATGGTCTTCTTCTGTCTTGCTATAGATGAAAAAAGAGATGGAAATGTGAAATCATTATGACTACCATATAATAGAAACTGGACAGTTAGTCAGTACATGATTTTAACCTGAATAGCTCATGCCTTTCACCCACTAATGGGCTAGTGATGGTCAGACATCAGGATATTTTATGTCTGCCTAGAAACCAGCACAATTGCTTTTGGAGAAATCATGAAACATCAGAATGATGATCGTAGCGATCAAATTCAGGTCTGAGGAGTCCAAGAGTTCATGACAGAAATCTGCGACTAGGAAATTAGGGCCCAAGGCAAGGTCTGTAACCAGTTATTAGAAACTAGTAGAGACCTTCCAAGTGGTCTGTTGTCCTTAAGTTTCCTCACATCTCTCACACATACTTTGgcttatttctaatatttttctatttccaacaATATTTAATTAACAATACTGCTTTATTTCCATGGATTAGGTCAAAATTAGAACCCAGTGGAATGCTCTGCACCTCTCAGAAATCAGGAGTTGGAAACTTGGTGGAAACATCGTATGTAACTGCTCAAGACAAGGGCATTGAGGGCAAGAATCTGTGTCAATAACATAGATCTAGAGACATAATTTGTTACATAACCCTCAGTCCTTCCTTTAAGAAAATTCCTTCCCACTCCTCCACATGTTCAGTCTGGCAACACTTTCTAATGAAATTGTCATGGAACATGGAGAAAAAGTCTGTTTCTCTTCTACATTCCCACCTTATTCCCCCCAGTTCTTACCAGATCAGTCTTATTCAATTTCTCAGAACACcaggaaatactttttttccaGTCATATCTTAGATCTGCCAAAGAATAAACTTTGTAAGTGTTCAGCATAGTTTATCAAGTAACACTTCCTTTTTCACAGTTCCTAACTTAAGTTTTATGCCAGTGATTCATAACTGATATTTTTCTTGTCATAATCTAACATTTCTTATACTTTTCCAATGctattacttctttttcttttcaggtcAACTAATCTTAGACTTGCCTATGTGAATATAAAGAATAATAGGGAAAGAGAACAGGATggtctatttattaaaaaatagaatccaCATTCTATATAAACATCTATTCAATCTAAGGTTCttctctttgccctggctggtgtggctcagtggattgagtgccggcctgcaaacagaaagattgctggttcaattcccagtcagggcacatgcctgggttgcaggccaggtatcGGTTGGGGGCACGCGAGAGAGAGCcaatttctcttgcacatcaaagtttctctccttcccccctctctctaaaaataaataaataaaatctttgaagatTCTTCTCTTTGAGAGCTGAGAAAGTGTCTCACTACATGGAGCTTTCTGCTCTCATTTGGTGTGAGGTGTATGGAGCCAAGCTAGAGATCAGTAACTTACATtggacacacacaaacacacaaacacatgcagtCACATTACTGAATGTGAATTCCACTCCTGACCTTTCATTGCCTCTTAGGTGATGAGCACTTATGCCTTCAGCTACAAGGCATGGGAAGGTTCTTTCTTTAGAAGACACAGAATATAATGAAGCAGGTGGAGTCTCTAAGGGTCTCAGAGATGCATCACAACAGGGAGAATTATCAGTTGAAAACCAAATGAGGTAGATAAATAGACACACTTGTTTTTAACTCTGAGCAATGGTGTGGGTTCAAACTTTACAAAACATGGAGAAGAAattcaggtgggggtgggggaccaaCTCCACAGCCCCACCTCCAAATTAGAGACAAACAAAATAATTGCCTCTTGTCCTTTGGTTCCCTTGAGGGAAGAACTGTTTGTTGATGGCGGGCAATAGGAGAGTTTATCCTTGGAGGGTTAATGATGATAACCTCAAAGCAGCTACTAGGAACTTGGTGGTTCCAAAACCCTTTTCCTTCCAAGATGACATTAGGGAAAATGTAATTCTGAGTTTGTAACAAACCAAATTAGAGGTTGAGTGTGTTAATGAAAATCTCTTGTTTCTGAACCCTATGCAAAAACATGCTAATACACTCACCGAACAAAAGAATGAGGACCATTATATCCCCTCATCACAATGGGAGCCTGTGAAGTGGACTGCAGTTTCTGTAAATCGTGGTCTGCTCAAAAGCTCTGGTTCAGTTTTCTCACAATGCTTTAGAATTACCATTCAAGAGCTGTTTTCCACTAAACCTCTTACAAAATTGATTCCAAATTTATTTCATCTCCAACTCCATTTCTTCAAAGCCACCTAGAAGATAAGTATCATGTGCTTGTTATTTGAGGTGAAGATGTGTGAATATTCATGTTATTAATTTGTTCTGCTTTGtgttaaaatcaatcaattataATGCTACAATTAACCTGCATATTTTcctacaaaagatttttttcctgaaagtttgggccaaaaacatgggtgcacattatacacaggagcacattacaCCCAGCAAAATACAGCAGTAGAATAGAAAAATTACATTAGAAGCTGCTCTCTGTTGACAGTCGTGTGTACTTtttaagaagttttattttttctaatagggAAACAGTATGGCATTATGTTTTACAATTGAAAAATCTTCATTGTCTTGGACTGTGCAGTTCCTCTCAAGTTTTATAtcctaaaaagttttgcacatgTCCAGCTGGGGACATAAATATGAGGGTTCATGGCAACATTGTTCACAGTACCATAACAATGTAAAAAAAGTTCATTAACAAGTAAAATTAGGTATTTTATATAAGGACTATTGTACAGTGACTAAATGCCACATCAGTGAattacagaaattaaataaagtaagactccaatcatatgaaaagatgcagaaacaaagattttctatgtatatgtaTTGTGCAGAAACaaagattttctatgtatatgtaTTGTTATGGAGTGATGTTGTGTTAGtccaaaatttatatattgaagCCCTAATCTCTAGTGTGGCTGTATATGGAGATGGGGCTTCTAAGAacataattaaggttaaatgagatcataaagATGGAACTGTAAACCAACAGGATcactgtccttataagaagagacaccaaaGATCTCTGACTCTCTTTCACATGCACACGCcgagaaaaggccatgtgaagatatAGTGAGAAGGTGGTTTCTTAATTTTGTCTATTAACTTTCTGGTTtcagttttacttatttctgctccaatttttgtatttcttttcatctcttgCTTTAAGCTTATATTGTCTTTCTCTAGTTGTCTAAGGTGGAAGCTTTTAgggctttcttattttctaatatgtacattttaatgctataaatttccctcaaaGTACTGCTTTTGCCTCATGTCACCATTTTCCacaagttgtgttttcattttaatttattttaaaatattttaaatatgtcttaTGACTCCTTGTTTGACCCGTGTGGTATTTAGAtgtgtgttgtttaatctccaaatattttgagattttccaACTATGCTTCTGCTGTTGATCTCTAGTTTAAATTCTTTGTGGTCTGAGagcatactttgtatgatttctactttaaatttattaagtTGTGTTTTATAACTTAGAATTGGGATTTGTTTCAGAATATTCCAGGTGAGCTAGATAAAAGtctgtattctgctgttgttggttGAAGTGTTTTAGAAATATCAGTGAGATCCAGTTGATTGATGGTGCTGTTCAGTTTGACTATacccttactgattttctgcctgctggaTCTGTCACTTACTCATAGAGGGGTGTTGAAATCTCCAACTATATATGTAATAGCATATTTGTCTATTTCTCATTGCCATTCTGTCAGTTTTTGACACTCTGTTGCTAGATGCCTATGATTGTTATTTAATGATTGTTAATGATTGTTATTTCTTCTTGGTGAATCGACTTCTCTACCATTATGTAATTTTAGCACTCTTTATCCATGATAATTTTTCTATTCTGAAATCAGCTTTGTCTGACATTAAAATagtcaattttctttttattagtgtttgcatggtatatttttcttaatccctttttattgtgttgtggtaaaatatgcataacatgaaatttatcatttgaattatttttaagtgtacagtttggaGATTTTTAAGTACTGACAttattgtgcagccatcaccactctCCATCTCCACCAGTTCTTCGTCATCCCAtactgaaactttgtacccagGAAACAGTACCTCCCCGATCCTCAGTCCCTCAGCTCCTGGTAACCATTCTAATTTTTGTCTCTATGTACTTGACTTTTCTAGGTACTTCATATAAATGGCAACATACCATATTTTCCCTTTTGGGTcaggcttttttcacttagcataatatcttcaaggttcatccatgttttgGCATGTATCACAATTTATAAGGCTAAAtaatatattccattttatacataCCTATaccaacattttgtttattcattcatctgtcaacAGACACATGGGTTACTTTCACctttaataatattttccatggtggctgtcccattttgcattcctaccagtgTACAAGAAGTATAACTTCATCATTGCCATTTgttgtttcctattttttaaaaataataataatcttaatgggtgtgaagtggcttCTCATTGTGgtgttgatttgcatttccctaatgattagtgatgttgaaattTTGTCAAGtaccttttctgcatctatgaagatgatcatgtggttttatctttcattttgttaatgtagtGTATTACACTGGTTGATTTGCAGacgttgaaccatccttgcatccctggaataaatcccagctgatcatggtgtatgatccttatAAGGtgttgttgaatttgttgagcgTGCATATGTTTATAGAATATATTGTAGTGATGATTTCACAGGTGTATACTTAATCTCTAAATTTATCAAGTTATatgcattaaatatgtacagctttttATAGTtgatcatacctcaataaagtggttttttaaaaagattttatttatttatttttagagagaggggggaaggaagggagaaagagagggagggaaacatcaatgtgtggttgcctcttgcatgcctcctactagtggacctggcctgtaacccaggcatgtgccctgactgggaactgaacctggcgaccctttggttttcaggccagcactcaatccactgagccacactggccatggctAAAGtgggttttttaatataaaaattacaataaagcCCAATAAACCAGTGATAAAAGGGAAACCTTAAGAGTAGACTCAGGAAAAggtatacattttaaagaaagataagAATAACAGCACATTTCTCATTGTAAAGTATTCAAGCCAGAAGCCAATGAAGCAACATCTCTTAGAGTACTAAGAGGTaaaggaaggtgaaataaaataaattaaaaaaaaataaaggtttaagAAAAGACTTTCAGATGTAAAAGAGCTGAAAATATTCATCACcaaaaaacatgtaaagaaaggctttcaggcagaagaaaatgattttaattggAATCTGGGTGAAGAATATCAGAAATAGTAAACCTGTggataaatataaaacaagtgCTATTAATTTTAAgtcacattaaaatataattaactgtttaaatctaaaagaataaatcTGTAGTGCAGTTTATAAAAGTGTAATAGCAAAATGAATGAGGACAATAACACAGTTTGGTAGAGTGGAAATAGAAGTACACATTATAAGTTGCTTGTGCTAGAAGTGGTGTAGTATTTCTTGAATTACACAGTAATAGAGTAAAAATGTTTGTTGTAAGCTCcaaaacaaccacaaaaatatGCCCAGCTAATCAACCAACAATggagataaaatggaatcataaaagatgctccagttaatccaaaataAGGCATAGATAAGGAGGAAAATGTATGAAAAGACAGAtgagacaaatagaaaacaaataccaaaatGGTAGAATCAAACCAAATCCTATCAGTAATCCCATTAAATGTGagctatttaaataaaacaatttaaagggCAGAGATGCTCACAATGGATCAAAAAGCAAGACCCAAATATTATGACCCGTTATTTAAagttaaaagattaaaatatatatatcatacagccttgactggtgtggcttagtgggttgggcgtcatctgcaaactgaaaggccaccactttgattcctggtcaggacacatgcctgggttgtgcgccagttccctggttgggggagtataagaggcaacccatcgatgtttctcttgcacattgatgtatttctccctcccttcctccctttcttcctctctctacaaaattaaataaa is a window of Desmodus rotundus isolate HL8 chromosome 1, HLdesRot8A.1, whole genome shotgun sequence DNA encoding:
- the LOC112306518 gene encoding olfactory receptor 1J21, with the protein product MRRENQSCVSEFLLLGLPIQAGQQGMFFTLFLGMYLTTVLGNLLIILLIRLDSHLHTPMYFFLSHLAFTDISFSSATAPKMLMNMHTQDQSISHAGCISQVYFFLFWGDLDSLLLTSMAYDRYVAICHPLYYTTIMSQSLCILLVIVSWVQSCASALLHTLLLARLSFCGDNTVQHFFCDLSTLLKLSSSDTTVNELLILTVGVVVITLPFICILVSYGCIGATILKVPSTKGICKALSTCGSHLSVVSLYYGTIIGLYFFPSSNSSNNKDVIVAVLYTLVTPMLNPFIYSLRNQDMKGALGNILSRGRQ